The region aatatttttaattaaaataaagggattgcaattatttttatgaatcgtattttcaaatttgtaatatttttttaaaatatttgatttatcttaaaaaataatttcagggaaaataaaaaattaagtttttttaatcagaattgattattttcaaaaagtttaaatctaattatgaatttttaataatggatgaaatgaaataggtTTAGAGATGTTCATGTATTGTATCATGTTTTCGAAAATATGGAGGGgcagaaaataatattatttggaattatatccttactttgatagtttttataagtattacttatgttttattcttaaaaaaGATTTTACCTATATTAAACTTTGCAattaatgtgacaaaaaaaagtggaaatatatttttttgttttggaaggaaaatgaattacttaagaggagacttgtggcataggtcttctagaagaaaaccttcttttcatatatatatagatatagattgaaaaatttaaataacatttacgtagaaaattaaattaaaaaggatttaaattaattttattttctgattttttattatttttgttctattttcgaattcaatttttttttattatattagatatattttcaaataaaattcctagtaaaggttacataaaaaattgaaattaaaatcaatattaaatattgaaaatttgTACTTTCGAAAcagatgaaaaattaaaataataattacgttcaaaattaaattaagaagtATTTTTTCCGAtttgtgattattattttttattttcgaatttaatttttcttatcatatttgTAATGTTTTCAAATATAATTCCAAGTAAAGGTTATATAAAAAAtcgaaattaaatattaaatattaaaaaattaaaacattaattgttgtgataattcaattaaaaaggatttaaaatatttttgaacttttaaataaaggttacataaaaattggaattacattaaatgatattaaataggGTGAGTCATGATTGTATGTTGTGACAAAAAAGtagaatgaatattttttttcttggagagaaaatggatgaATATGGAGGTGCCATGTGTCATAGATCTTCTAGAATAAACCTTATTTTcacatatatatagatttttggaatatttcatttcttggAGAAAAAATTCCAGAATATGCTCtagctttttggatcaaatagGATAATAAGGTCCGCTAATGGAAAAAACCTTGGAAATTTTTTTAGTAATGAAATGTTTATTAATGATATGTGTCTCAcatataaattatttgtttgatttgtagaagttttagcaaaaaaaaaaagcaaaatttttaaaaatcatgatgctggaaaaaaaaatatttatttgatttgaaaacattcattttctcatctaagtaaaccaacaaccaataatattaattagattttcaacaattattataatgaagaaagttaaatttcaaatgtaaaattaatataatatttccttccaatatattttttaaaaaatttaaatatattttttaaaaacatgttAAAGACATAAATTATAGGTTAGGAAATAATGAtagtttaaattaaaagtttcaatatttaTTATCAACATTGCTGTTGGAGTTGAACAAACAAAGGATTCCAATTTTTGTtgtgtattatattttttaatttgtaataaaaaaaactgatgttagatttatttttaaaataatttcaagtaatttttatatttaaaatttaaaaagtgagaaaaagatttcgaaataatcatttttttttgaaatagattTCGTAATATTACTTGAATTGTCACAAActttcaaaaatataatatttaaaaatatacattCAAGTGTATCATATAGGATAaggaattattaataataaatgaaattaaataggtgagagatgaaatatgttgtaacaaaaaagtgggatgtcttttttttttcttggagggaaattggaagaatttgggggtgccatgtggcataggcttctagaaggaaacattattttcatatatatatagattgtaGGAACTATGAGCTACTATGAATGCAAAATAGGATACATATTTAGCACATCATAttcatatttaaatttaaatgaaaaactaTACATgacattttcaaataatttttatattactaCTTTCATTCCATATCTTATGTTATTTtagatttttctttctattttaaaACTTTTGTTGGTTTGGAAATTTAACACTTATTTgatgtgttttttttctttttcatttatatcCTCATGAGTAAAGTAACCTATCCCACAATTTTTCTATTAGAAACTAGGTTCTtcctaatatgcaccatttttaTAAACTAGGTTCTTCCTAATAGAAACTAAAGTGACTATTTACTCTTCAAAAATATTTTgtgtgcaatttttttttttgaaaataaaaacttttaTACTAAAGAAATTGCTTTATAAATAAAAGTATAAAACTTTAACTAGAAAGTCATACTAATCAAAACGTGCCTCCTTAGTCCTTACTCCTTAGTCAACCCGGGGCccaaaaaaaaggagaaagaaagGTTGTTTTTAATATAGCCGTTGCATTTGCTTCATGAGGAATGAGGATAGACACATTCGTAGGTTCTCACTCGACCGTTGAGAAAAACAAACCGTTACTCAAACCTCGTGTTTCATTGACATCATCAACATTCAGTGTCAAACTGGAACAGAACAACAAGCAAAAGgtttcagagagagagagagagagagagagagagagagagagagagagagttcaGTTCAGATCCAATCTTTGGTAGATTGTGTTATCCTAGGATTCTCCGAAGATGGTTGCTAGAACCCCATCAAAGCAGAGGAAAATGCTAGCTGCTCTCAACCCTGTTCTGATTAGAGAAACACTTAACAAGGTGGATCGGTGCATGGCTCGGCTTCAGGAACTTCAGTACACTGTGGCTGGTGGAACCAAGGTGGTGTCAGGGGTTAGTCTCAGCCCTCGCAGCACCAGAGGTTATCTGAGAACGAGTCTCAGATGTAAGCAAGAGTCTGCAACCAGGTACTTTTGAATTGCTTTTAGATTCTATATGAATTTGATGATGATGACCACACATTTAGTTTAAGATTTTTACTAGTGTAAACTCAAATGGGTTTCTCTGTTCTTGCCATTCTGAAGGGTCAAAGTTGGTGGTGCCTCAAGGAGATCACCAGTGGGGAAGTTTCCTTTTCCAGCAAACACAGGTTTTTCTCTTGCCTTGAATCAGTTTTCTTGCAAAACCACAGTCAATTAATTGCTTCCCTATAGAATTTGGATTTGTATTTGCTCAAGTTGATTTTTCCTAAATTAACTGTAGTATCATTGCTTCATAATCATTTGATCAAGAATTCAAGATCTAAAGAATTAGATATGAAGAGATTGATTACGTGTGTGAATGCTCAGTTTCGTTCCTGAAAGTGTAAGTATCGTGCAAGTAAGTCCAattagggactaatttgacccgACATTTTACACAATGACAGAGGGACCGACTACATCCTTCTTTTATGGACTAACTTGCTCAGGCTTAGGTCAAATTGACCATTCCACTGATTATTTATCTGCAATCCAATTTTTTAATAGGAAAATTAGCAGTCAATTTGGAAATTTAGTAAAATGTGAGTGAAGGGAAGCCTAAGTCCCCTTTCTATAGCATGTTTTTTTCACTATTTGCACAAAATCCAACACATGTATGGTATGCTGTTAAGAGATGTTACCATGTAACCAAACATGTTATTAGTTATTCTGATCTTCCTCTTCACTTGTAAACCATTTTTCAGGAGAATGGAAGAGAATGTCATTGCCTGCAATGCTTGTAGGCGAAACTGTTGGAGAAATTTTACAGGCAACTCAATTTGCCAGAGAAATTGTTTCAGCAGTTGGTAACAAATTTGCCTCCGAGGACCCAAAAACTCCAATGTCTCAAAGACCAAACCAGAAAGCATCCCCTGAAAGCAACACACAACTCAAGGCTAGAAGGAAGAAAGAGAAGCAAACAAAAAATGATAGTCCCCCATCACTTCAAAGGGCTCGTTCCAGGATCAATTTCAAGGTTTCTCCTCCAAAAGTTAGAGAACTTGATTTGCAAAATCACAGGTATTTGGCAAATAGGGTGTCTCCAAGGAATAAACCATGGGCTAGAAAAACTGTACTATTCCCCAACCCTTTGTTCCTGTCCACAAACTCTTCTTCATCACAGCCACAGCAGCAACAATTTTGCAAGACAAGGTCACCTATCATATCAAGGAATAGAGGAACTCCACACAAGTTTTTGATCAAGACTCCAccttcaaattccaaattcaaaGCCAAGAAGAACAAAAGCCCACCACCACATGTGTCTCTTTCACCAACAAGACCTGCAGGCTTGAACAAGAGTTCCCCTACAAGAAATAGAGGAACCCCACATAAGTTTTTGATCAAATCTCCAACTTTAACCTCCAAAGTTCAAGCCCAGATCAAAAGCCCACGGGCTCCGTCTATTTCCCCCTCAAGGCCTGCAAGTTTCAGCAGGAGTTCCCCTACAAGAATCAGAGGAACCCCACATAAGTTTTTGATCAAGTCTCCAACTTTAACCTCCAAAATACAAGTCAGAAGCCCACGGGCTCTGTCCATTTCACCCATAAGACCTGCAAATTTGGGTAGGAATTCTCAGAAGAGATCAGCTGCGTCTAATTTCAGACGATCATTCTCTCCTTCAAGAATAGCAAGCAGATTGGCTTCACTTTCAccattgaagaggaagaaaaCTGTACAGAAAAGTGATGGGTTGTTTGTGAGTGGACTGAAGCAGCGTCCAGCATCAACAGTGCGATTGAACACTGTCCGAAGAGTTTGAGTTGAACACAAGCTTCAGTTACTTGCTTGGTTTTATTTCATCACAATGCCAATTCTATATTGTCCATAAGTATGCTTTTCTGTTCCTATTTTTTTTGTTGGGTGGTGAGAATGTCCACAACATTTTCCCCTCACATTCATGAAAAATCATAAGTTCAATGTCAACTATTCTTTGTTGAATATTCTTTGATTTGTTATTTTAAGATGCAAATGACGCGCCTGTGAGAACCATAAAGAAGTGGCACGATATCAAAACACTCTTGAATCTTGAATATCTGATGGTTGTGATTAAATTAGATTTAAAAGTCAAAGTTGTAGCATGGTCTGTGGCCTTGAGAAGGTTTGTAGTTGACGAGGGTAGTTTGTCAAGGAGCAACTGGTGCGTTCGTCATGTTCAGTGGGAGTATCGTTTGCATTGATAGGGCAGTTGGGCATGCTCTAAGACCAGTCTACCATTGACTGcatctttgagtttgaagggTAACTAAGAAATCCATACTTAGTGAGACCAAAGTATCTCGAAGGCTTTCTCAATTAACCTCGGGGTCCATAACTCGATGATATCGTAGAATCTCGAAGATCTGCGAACATAACCCGAGGAGATATTGGTAGTCGTCAAAATGTAACTTGATGAGATCTCGAAATCTCAGAAGTCAGCGGGTTGTAACTCGATGAGATGTCAAAATCTCGGAGGGTCCTATCTCGATGAGATATCAAAATATTGAAAGTTAACCCCTTCAATATTTTATGTTCGACAAGTCAGAGACTCAATTGATCAAGGGTAACTTGACGAGATCTCAGAAACTTGGAAGTCGACCTCTTGAGAATTCTATGCTCGATGAGACTTAAGGATCTCGGGGTTTGCTCAAGTTACATCGAGGTTCATAACTCGACGAGATCTTAAAATCTCATAAGTCAGCATCCATAAGAGATCTTGAAATCTCGAGGGTCGTGGCTTGACATGATCTCAAAATCTCGAAAGTCATCCTTTTGAAACTTAAGAACCTCATAGGCTAGCTCAATTGACCCAGAGGGTCGTAAGTTGATGAGATCTTATAATCTTGGAATTCACCCTCATACGAATTATATACTCAACGATATCTAAGGATCTCAGAGGCTTGCTCAATTAACCTCGGGGTTTGTAACATGATGAGATCTCGAAATCTCGGAGGATTGTAATTGTCACGACTCACTCTAGTACGTGACTGGCGCACAGGCTAGCAACAACCAAACTCTCAACTAGCCTGGCAAGCCTAAAGATAAAATCACTCTATGGATACATAAATTAAAGTATCAAGTTCTACCGAAATTTCAACAGAGTTTCCTTTGTATTttcagcatcatcatcatcaaaatgATAAATATCTGTCATAACATACATCTAGATATCCAATAACCAGATATTACATCATAATAAAATAACACCCATCATAGGGTTTCAAGAGTACAAACCCAACAAAGTGCTAACATAGTGAGTTTAATAATTACAACTCAAAGTAAGTAAACAACTCTCTATCCCTATGGCTGCATCATACTGGAGTCGACCAAAAAGAACATACTAGCCACCGCACAAGGGAGGCATACCAAAACAAGTGAAGACTCCTGGGTAACTCAGCAAGGCCCAGAAATCCGCTCTACAACTGCTTGTGaatctaaaaaaaatgaaagtaatgatggggtaagtcacaaagacttagtgaggcATTGTAAATGAAGTGCGCGGAAAAGAGAAACACTTAAGGCACGATCATTAAAACCAGATTTTAGGTatactatatatatacataagaAACTTTAAATCAGTATCCTCGTGGACTTTTATATAAACCTCTGAAAGCTCCAAACACTGTCACACAAGCTTTCAATCCAAAAACAGAATAATAAAAATTAGGAAACAACTTCAACCTTCATCATTCAACAACAATCACCTCCATAAACTATATGCATATAGGCCGCATTGTCTCTTCGTTGCGACAAACGGTACGCTACTATAAAGCACAAATTTACATAGGTCACATTATCTCTTCGTTGTGACGAACGGTATTTTACTATGACATACAGTTCATAGGTCGCATTATCTCTTCGTTGCGACGAACGGTACATATGTCACATTATCTCTTCATTGCGACGAACGGTTAACATGCCGCATTATCTCTTCGTTGCGACGAACGGTTGATATGCCGCATTATCTCTTCGTTGCGACGAACGGTTTCCCAAAACATAATTCATCGCATATTTTCCAAACATAAGATTTAATAGAGTATAGTTTTAGATTCAGCTCAaatacaaaaaatatatatattatgtactAACATTTCAAATCTCATTAAGCTTCATTTTCCTTCtcatgagtttaatttctaaaCTTTCACATAGTCATCACATCACATTCTTGAATTTTCTAGAAtccttaaaaaaaacttaaagcttaaatATCAAAACAcatagagtaaaaaaaaaacataacaagTGATCAATAGCCAAAGGtttgcaacaacaacaacaaaactgaGTTTAGGCACCAATTAGTTCATGTACTTCAAAACATGGTATAAAACTCATGGACATAAGAAGAGCTTGAACTGAAAATATAGTTTTGTGCTTCTCCCATGAAAATTAAATGTAAAACTTGTCATTTAATAAACTATACACTCACAACTATGAAGAGAAAGCTCAAATCCCTTCCATGCCCTCCGCTGGAACAAGAGAAACGCCACCTTGTGAATCTAAGCATCAATAATGGGTAGCCAAGAGATTAGATAAACCCCCCCCAATTTATGAGACTTAGAGTTCTTGGagaaattaatgaaaataaaacaaacactTGATTTCCTACTATGCTATGATAATACCCACTACTAATTCATGCCATAAAAACATATTTCTGAATCTTTAGGTTGAAAATTTTACCTCAATGAACTCTAAATAGCACTACCCAAGGGATGAGAAGAGTCTCAAATACCCACTTTCAAAGTTCCAAATACAGTGAATAAAAGCTTGAGTGAAGGGTGAAGAAATGATGAAACGAAAATGGAGAGTGGAATCAAAGAGGGAGGAAGGTGCTGGAATGAGAAATTAAGGAACAGAGGATGGAGTCCCACTTTCTGTTTTCAGCAATAGAGAAGAAATGAATATTTTACCTACATGCTCCTTCCTTCTCAAACAAACCG is a window of Lotus japonicus ecotype B-129 chromosome 5, LjGifu_v1.2 DNA encoding:
- the LOC130721167 gene encoding microtubule-binding protein TANGLED, translating into MVARTPSKQRKMLAALNPVLIRETLNKVDRCMARLQELQYTVAGGTKVVSGVSLSPRSTRGYLRTSLRCKQESATRVKVGGASRRSPVGKFPFPANTGEWKRMSLPAMLVGETVGEILQATQFAREIVSAVGNKFASEDPKTPMSQRPNQKASPESNTQLKARRKKEKQTKNDSPPSLQRARSRINFKVSPPKVRELDLQNHRYLANRVSPRNKPWARKTVLFPNPLFLSTNSSSSQPQQQQFCKTRSPIISRNRGTPHKFLIKTPPSNSKFKAKKNKSPPPHVSLSPTRPAGLNKSSPTRNRGTPHKFLIKSPTLTSKVQAQIKSPRAPSISPSRPASFSRSSPTRIRGTPHKFLIKSPTLTSKIQVRSPRALSISPIRPANLGRNSQKRSAASNFRRSFSPSRIASRLASLSPLKRKKTVQKSDGLFVSGLKQRPASTVRLNTVRRV